From Phragmites australis chromosome 5, lpPhrAust1.1, whole genome shotgun sequence, a single genomic window includes:
- the LOC133917510 gene encoding uncharacterized protein LOC133917510, with amino-acid sequence MSMGQRMTMQGLSSQITATLSYKDPYYHNTSSPTNHPGLMLTPLFSAAMEHQHRERELQLLLPATTPRDAPRPLASPSDHLQLDLSLSISIGPPPTQPPPAAASADPNKKIAAAGAAAAADVQALKRQTAEQARMALAERAYAERVMELARLELELAEREFARARAIWERARGEVEKVERMKAMAARRIAAGSAAALEITCHACMQRFHP; translated from the coding sequence ATGTCCATGGGCCAGCGGATGACAATGCAAGGGCTTTCTAGTCAAATCACGGCCACGCTATCGTATAAAGATCCATACTACCACAACACCAGCTCCCCAACAAACCACCCCGGCCTCATGCTCACTCCCCTCTTCTCAGCGGCCATGGAACACCAGCACCGCGAGCGAGAGCTCCAGCTTCTGCTCCCCGCAACCACGCCTCGAGACGCCCCTAGGCCGCTGGCGAGCCCCTCCGACCACCTGCAGCTCGACTTGAGCCTGTCCATCAGCATTGGACCACCACCGACGCAGCCGCCGCCAGCAGCAGCCTCGGCCGATCCGAATAAGAAAATAGCGGcagcgggggcggcggcggcggcggacgtgCAGGCGCTGAAGCGGCAGACGGCGGAGCAGGCCCGGATGGCGTTGGCGGAGCGGGCGTACGCGGAGCGCGTGATGGAGCTGGCGcggctggagctggagctggcgGAGCGGGAGTTCGCGCGGGCGCGGGCCATCTGGGAGCGCGCCCGCGGCGAGGTGGAGAAGGTGGAGCGCATGAAAGCGATGGCCGCGCGCCGGATCGCCGcgggctccgccgccgcgctcgaGATCACCTGCCACGCCTGCATGCAGCGCTTCCACCCTTAA